A stretch of the Musa acuminata AAA Group cultivar baxijiao chromosome BXJ2-7, Cavendish_Baxijiao_AAA, whole genome shotgun sequence genome encodes the following:
- the LOC103991625 gene encoding uncharacterized protein LOC103991625 has product MSTQALIESQREGAEVSYGADICKEQSMTLLEGIHLPKGLLPLAAIEEVGYNRATGFVWLKQKKSTTHVFKAIGKTVSYASEVTAFVEDRRMKRMTGVKSREFLIWISISDMYIDDPESKRITFKTPAGIGRSFPVSAFQAEEEEEEKPEAKEGDGK; this is encoded by the coding sequence ATGTCGACGCAGGCGCTGATCGAGAGCCAACGCGAGGGCGCGGAGGTGTCCTACGGCGCCGACATCTGCAAGGAGCAGTCGATGACTCTGCTGGAGGGGATCCACCTGCCCAAGGGCCTGCTTCCGCTGGCGGCCATTGAGGAGGTCGGCTACAACCGGGCCACTGGGTTCGTGTGGCTGAAGCAGAAGAAGTCCACCACCCACGTGTTCAAGGCGATCGGCAAGACGGTGTCGTACGCGTCGGAGGTGACGGCCTTCGTGGAGGACCGCCGTATGAAGCGGATGACGGGCGTCAAGAGCCGGGAGTTCCTCATCTGGATATCCATCTCGGACATGTACATCGACGATCCCGAGTCGAAGCGGATCACCTTCAAGACCCCTGCCGGCATCGGCCGTTCCTTCCCCGTTTCCGCTTTCcaggccgaggaggaggaggaggagaaacccgAGGCAAAGGAAGGAGACGGCAAGTGA
- the LOC135617183 gene encoding sodium/calcium exchanger NCL2-like: protein MAHRHRPVDFPPLLLAFVFSLLVLLLSGRCVDGRAISPPSDGDAMELPASDGISGYAAAGYKHSPLLVLPRGSAAEACEPSYGFLPCTTTVAGNLFLVLVYGFLMYKAATCLSAGSEMLLEILGPGIVGGLFLPILGALPDALLILVSGLSGSKEVAQNQVLIGMGLLAGSTVMLITLLWGSCVVVGKCDLLENSTSVDSQDTNGFSLFASGITTDSQTSHAAKIMVISIIPFIIVQLPRVFKFLSGRVAVLIALIVAIALLVSYCLYQVLQPWIHRRKLEFAEHMLMILGILGHPQTAALGRLIDDDGRPNKPVIEKLFHKIDQDKNQLISPSELRAFIIGLKIHEVNLDNDVVVDKIMKEFDTSHDGNIQEEEFIKGISKWITKVNHRSSASHSNDIVDYYMEAREQRNMLIDQIDEAAVENIKNPASTCVTSILLLILGTSIAAVFADPLVDAVDNFSIATKIPSFFISFIAMPLATNSSEAVSAIIFASRKTQRTASLTFSEIYGGVTMNNTLCLAVFLALVYVRHLTWDFSAEVLVILIVCVVMGIFTSLRTTFPLWTCFVAFLLYPLALVLVYVLDFILGWS from the exons ATGGCGCACCGGCACCGACCTGTCGACTTCCCTCCTCTCCTCCTTGCCTTCGTCTTCTCCCTCCTCGTCCTTCTCCTCTCCGGCCGATGCGTCGACGGCCGCGCGATTTCGCCGCCGTCCGATGGGGACGCGATGGAGCTGCCGGCCTCCGATGGGATCTCCGGCTACGCCGCTGCTGGGTACAAGCACAGCCCCTTGCTCGTCCTCCCCCGAGGGAGCGCTGCGGAGGCGTGTGAGCCCTCGTACGGGTTCCTCCCCTGCACCACCACGGTGGCGGGGAACCTGTTCCTCGTGCTGGTGTACGGGTTCTTGATGTATAAGGCGGCGACGTGCCTCTCGGCCGGGAGCGAGATGCTGCTTGAGATCTTGGGCCCTGGGATCGTGGGGGGCCTCTTCCTCCCGATTCTTGGGGCTCTCCCCGACGCCTTGCTCATTCTTG TTTCTGGTCTGTCTGGGAGCAAAGAAGTTGCACAGAATCAGGTCTTGATTGGAATGGGTTTGCTTGCTGGATCAACTGTTATGCTTATAACATTGCTTTGGGGTTCTTGTGTTGTTGTTGGAAAATGTGATCTTTTAGAGAATTCAACTTCGGTAGATTCACAAGATACAAATGGTTTCAGTCTATTTG CATCCGGGATTACAACTGATTCACAAACAAGCCATGCTGCAAAGATCATGGTTATATCTATCATTCCATTTATCATTGTGCAACTGCCAAGAGTTTTCAAGTTTCTTTCTGGACGTGTAGCAGTCTTGATTGCTCTCATTGTTGCAATTGCACTCTTGGTGTCTTATTGCTTGTATCAG GTCCTTCAGCCATGGATTCACAGGAGAAAACTGGAATTTGCCGAGCATATGCTTATGATATTAGGAATTCTAGGACATCCTCAGACGGCAGCCCTAGGACGGCTTATTGATGATGATGGAAGACCTAATAAACCTGTCATTGAAAA GCTGTTTCATAAAATAGATCAGGATAAAAATCAATTAATATCACCTTCAGAGTTAAGAGCATTTATCATAGGGCTTAAGATCCATGAGGTAAATTTGGATAACGATGTTGTCGTAGACAAAATAATGAAAGAATTTGATACATCACATGATGGCAACATTCAAGAAGAGGAGTTTATTAAGGGCATCTCAAAATGGATTACTAAGGTTAATCATCGTTCTTCTGCATCTCACTCAAACGACATTGTTGATTATTACATG GAAGCAAGGGAGCAACGCAATATGCTTATTGATCAGATTGATGAGGCTGCAGTAGAAAATATCAAAAATCCAGCATCAACCTGCGTTACATCAATCCTGCTTTTGATTCTCGGAACTTCCATCGCTGCTGTTTTTGCTGACCCTCTTGTGGATGCTGTTGATAATTTCTCAATTGCTACAAAGATACCTTCCTTTTTCATATCTTTCATTGCAATGCCATTGGCTACCAACTCTAGTGAAGCTGtatcagcaattatttttgccagCCGAAAGACGCAAAGAACTGCCTCACTAACTTTTTCCGAG ATATATGGTGGGGTGACGATGAACAACACCCTATGCTTGGCCGTCTTCTTGGCTCTTGTTTACGTGAGACACTTGACATGGGACTTCTCGGCGGAAGTGCTGGTCATTCTCATAGTATGCGTTGTGATGGGCATCTTCACGAGCCTCCGCACCACATTCCCACTTTGGACTTGCTTTGTTGCGTTCTTGCTGTATCCGCTCGCTCTGGTTCTTGTTTATGTGCTGGACTTCATCTTGGGATGGTCATAG